The segment CTCCCACTCTGGAGGCGAGCTGGAGAGCTTGGCTCGTGGAAGAAGGAGCCTAGGTAAGACTGAGACACCCAACAAGGGTCCTTCAAATTAGGATGGGGGCCAGGGAAAGAGAACGGGGGCGGGCGGCCAGTCGGAGGGCTCCGAGGGTCCTCTTACAACTCCCTTTCCCCCCACATTCAGGAGTGAGCGAACTGAGAGAGTAAAACCATCCTTAAATGCCTGTGTTGAGTCATCACACCCCCTCGCCCCCACactatctgttttttaaatatagtgCTGCAAAGCTCATTCGTTCCTTATTTCAGTCCTGGAGGTAGATATTATTAACCCCATTTCGCAGAATTGGaaactggggcccagagagggTAAAGAACTAGGTGAGGTCACACTGCTAGGAAGCAGTAGGGCTGAGATCCCAACCTGCTCccctcacttgaacccagcatgGTCCCTGATGGGCTATGGGTCTCTCCTGTGGCGAAGGGCTGCGGCCTAGGCTGGCAGACCTCGAGCAAAGCCTGGAACTGCCTCCTGCTCCCTTGCAGAGACCTAAAGGAGACCGTAGATCATTAGGTCCCAGAGAAACCCTCCCAGCTGAGGCACATGTCCACTCAAACCCCTCCTCCTCTTTGATAGCTGGAGTCCCCAAAACACCGCAGTTAGAGGCTGGGCGAACGATGGATAAGAGTCAGGtggcctgggctgggcacggtggctcacgcctgtaatcccagcacactgggaggctgaagcaggcagatcatgaggtcaagagatggagaccatcctgaccgacatggtgaaaccctgtctctactaaaaatacaaaaattagctgggtgtggtggcgggttcctgtagtccgtgctacctgggaggctgaggcaggagaattgcttgaaccagggaggcggaggttgcagttagccgagaccacgccactgcactccagcctagcaacagagcaagactccgtctcaaaaaaaagaaaaaagtcaggtGGCCTGAGTTCCACCCCCAATCTATGAATGTGGGTGGGCGGGATATTCAGCCCTCAGAGCCTCCTGTCCTCTGTACGTGGATAGCAGCGGTAACCTCAGTGCTTGCTGTAGGCCAGGCTTACTCACTTTACACCTAGATCCATGTGGGAGGGAGGCGCTGTTATTATCCCACTTCatagaggaggaagctgaggctttgAAAGCAGCAGTGATGCGAGAATCCATGGCACCATAAGACAGCAGTGCACGCGTGGTTTCGAGCTAATATGGTACCTGCATAACAACCACATGTTGGGCAAGCCCATAAATGTgtaaaatcataaagaagaataaaatagttaTGTGCCAGCAGAGGGAAACGGACATTTGCTAAGCATTTACAACATGCCCCACACTCTGAATTTTCTCACTTGAAACCTACAGTGGTTCTTGGGTGTAGATCTCATTGTCCcattttcagatggggaaacaCAGGCTTAGAGCGGCTCAGCCATCTGCCCAAGTCCCACGGCTAATGACAGCCAGGACTTGAAACCTGAACCCCGGGGTTGAAGGGCGTGAGAAAGAGCGGTCCCGGGGGCACCCACTGAGCTCCCCTGCCAGGTGGGGGGACTCTGGGCAGGCCCACGCTCCTGACCCAGGTTCCCTCTCCTCCCAGGTTCCCTGACCGTTGCTGAGCCGGCCATGATCGCCGAGTGCAAGACGCGCACCGAGGTGTTCGAGATCTCCCGGCGCCTCATAGACCGCACCAACGCCAACTTCCTGGTGTGGCCGCCCTGCGTGGAGGTGCAGCGCTGCTCCGGCTGCTGCAACAACCGCAACGTGCAGTGCCGCCCCACCCAGGTGCAGCTGCGACCTGTCCAGGTGCGTAGGCTCCGCAGCCCCCCGAGGCTGGTCCCGGTGGTGGGTGGAGACCACTCTTCTGGGGCTCAAACCTGACCAGGCTTCCTTGACTGGCCAGAGTGGTGTGTCAAAGGACATTCCTGATTTGTTCCTGGGCTCTGTCCAGAGAGACCCACTCTTGGGAAGCTCTTCCTAGGCAGGTGGACTGAGGCCAACCATGAGTCCTCTGAGGTGGCCCAGGCCACTGTAGCCAAAAGCCACAGACAGACCCCCCAGGCTGGGCGAGGTGTGGAGCCAACGTGAAGTAGGGATGTCACCTCCTTTACAAGGACAGAATTGCAAAACGTCCCTTGAAGAGACGTATCCTCAAACATTTGTCTGACACTCAGAATGTTTTGGGCAGCGGCTCAGGTTCCCCCAAAGCTCTCCCTGTTCAGGGCTGTCTTGAGAAAGGCTCAGGTGGGTGGCCCTGCATCTTTGACACCTGCTCGTCTCTCTTTGACAAGCTGTGTCTTTAATAAGGAGAATGCAGAGAGGCCCACCAGGTGATAGACACTGCGGAGCTGGGGCAGGTCCCCTGACAACAGTGGAATGCAGATCCTGGCTTTCTTCGGAGGGACGGAGGGACGAGGGATACGTACAGTGAACTCAGGGAAAATTCTAGAGTAGAGGCTGTCTCAGGGAGCACCCTGGTCTCTCCCTGGTCGGCGCAGAGTCAGAGAAGCCGCTGCTTCTGCTTCTTGTGGAAAGATTCCTGCACACCCCAGGCCAGCCTTGCCCACAGGCTGGGCAGTGCGCACTTCTCTAGCTCAGCACCGGCCCTTGCCCGATGATCTGCCTGTGTAGCCGCACTTCCTTCTCCTGCCACCAGCCCGTGGCCTCTCCTCCTGCCCACCTTCCCTCCCTGGCTTGGGCCCCACACCTGAGACTACGAATGTCACTCCGCCCCACTGTCCACTATCGTGGTATCTCCTGTCCTCAATGCTTGCAGCTCTATGGATGGACACCTGACATCTGACCTCCCCGTTCCCACCTCCCTCCTAGATGAAGCCTCCCCCCACTTCCTTCCAGACAACCATCTCCCGCCTCTGCCGCAGCCCTGACCTTGGCTGGCGCTCCGGGAATGAGGATACCGCAGGCCCCAGCTCAACCCGGAAATGCCTTTCTGGCTGTCCCTCTCTGGGGGCACTGAGGGGGGCCCCAGGTCGGGAGGGCTTGTTTTGATGGAAAAGCTATGAGAAGGGCAGAGGTCAAGGTCCTGCTATTGTTTGGGCCAAAGCATTTGCCCCACAGCCTGCTCTCCCGAAAGCCGGGAGAAAGCTTTCGGCTTTCGAGGAAAGATTGCTGCAGGGGACACCGAGGTGGGAAGCACAGGCCATTCGGGCTTCCCGGgctcctggctgtgtggcctctACAGAGGCATTTTGTGGCTCTGTCCTCCAGGTGAGAAAGATCGAGATTGTGCGGAAGAAGCCAATCTTTAAGAAGGCCACGGTGACGCTGGAGGACCACCTGGCATGCAAGTGTGAGACAGTGGTGGCTGCACGGCCTGTGACCCGAAGCCCGGGGGGTTCCCAGGAGCAGCGAGGTAACCACTTTTCCAGGCTCAGCCCTCAGCCCCTTTCCCCTGCAGCAGCTGGGGGCAGGGGCCGGtcttaaaaatggaaatgggATCAGGCCTGCCCCTGGTTAAATTCATGGGAGGCTTTCTTTCCATCTTGCTGAGAACAAGGCAGGTTCCTCCCTGGCCTGAGAGCCCTACATGAGGATTAGCCCCTGGCTGGCTCTCTGGTCTCTGCCAACCAGTACCCTTCACCTGTGCCACCCCCGCCGGACAGGCCTCTTTCAGTAACTAATGGAGTTTCTGCCTCAAGGCTTTAGCACACACTGCTGTGGCTGAAGAAGACTTCTCCCAGCTCACCACAAGCCTATCTCCTTCTCTTCATTAGAGTCTCAGCTCAGAAGTCACCTCCTCCTAGAAGTCTGCCCTGACTACCCCGTCCAGAGCAGCCCCATTTCCAGTCTTGCTACCACAGCCCCCTGCTTTGTTGGATGTGGGGATGGGATGGTGGAATGAATCTGGGCCTGGATGAGAGAAAGCTCCGTGCACATCAGCTTCAGATAGTGAGCAGCTTGTCCTGGGGATGAGAAATCAAACTAATTTCTCGTACCCTTGAGTGGGGGAACCAGGACCAGTGGGGAGAAGCCGCTGGAGAGAGATTTTTAGCTGCATATGCAGAACAGCTAGCTGGTGATCAGTCAGGGGTGCAAGGTGGAATTGGCAGCATTGTGaggcatctctacaaaaagtacaaaaattagccaggcatagtggcacacgcctgtagtctcagctactaaggaggctgaggtgggaggatcacttgaggctgggatgtcgaggctacagtgagccgtgatggcaccactgcactccagcctgggcaacagagcaagaccctgcctcaaaaaaaaaaagattaatatgaTTAgatgagcattaaaaaaaatcacataagtgATAGTTCTTTTTCAGTAACTTTCTATTGTTAGGGACAGGACAAtcttttcattctcatttcttATTAACAAGACCCTGAAGACGGAGCCGTTTCTTGGCATCTGTGTCTTATTCCCAGAGCGGAGCTGAGTCGCTGGATGCCCTGGAAAGGCTGATCATATGACAGCTTCAAACTGATGTGTTGTAAATTATTGAGCTAACATGGAGGATGATTTCTCtattaaaggaaaattttatatatatatctatatataaaacatatatatatatattatatatacatttgagATAGTTTCaccctgtcaccgaggctggagtgtagtggcacaatcttggctcactgcaacctctacctcctgggttcaagcaattctcctgccttagcctcccgagtagctggaattacaggcacgtgccactacacctggctaatttttgtatttttagtagaaacggggtttcaccatgttggccaggctggtcttgaactcctgacctcaagtgatccacctgcctcagcctcccaaagtgctgggattacaggcatgagccaccatgcccagcctctttcttttttaagagacggggtctctctccatcacccaggctggagtacaatggcatgatcatagctcactgcagccttgaactccttcctgggctcaagtgagcctccctcctcagcctcccgagtagctgggattacaggcatgtgccaccacgtccagctaatattttaagtgttttagagatggggtcttgatttgttgctcaggctggtctctaactcctgggttcaagtgattctcccacctcagcctcccaaggtgctgggattacaggcattgagccaccacgcctggccttctttaTGTTTAGAATGAGTTACTTCATGTATTTGTTTGACACAATTTTCTAAACCAGTTTCTTGGGAGGCCCATTATACCAGTGAAATGTAGATGACGTAAAGTCCCATCATTTTAGTTCCAGTATTTTGGTTGAGTGTGACGGTGTTTCTGTCACCTGTCCATGCGCCTGGCTAAGGCTTGGTAGTGTGGCTCTCTGTGGTACTGTGGTCAGTGtcagacctcctgggctcagatctGCGTGCTGTCACTTGAGCTGTGTGGTGACCTTGTGCTTGCCTGGGCTTGGTATAGCCCAGTGTCCTGCTGATGGCCCAGGCTCTGGGGAAGAAACTCCTTGGGCCCTTCAGTGGCCCTCCTGGTGTCTTCTGTCTGAGGGGATCTGAAGCCCATCCAAGTCCCTGAACTGCTAGAAAATTTGCCCATTTGCAGAGATGGGATAGCTGCCTCGTGGGAGCTGGTGTCTGTAAGGTGGGAGGTCAGGTGTCAGATCCCGGCAGGCTAGGAGAGCTCAAAAGGCTCCCAGGAAAAGGCTGGCCTTGAGCTCAGCAGACAGAGCTGTCCCTGCCAGGGCGGCCACCtgggaacccaggagggagagaagTGTGTAAGAGCTCCCCTTGACTGAGGCTCATAGGCACTGTCGTTTGTGCTGAGTGGTTGGAGGTGTGCACTCTAGAGGCAGatccctgagttcaaatcccagtctctctgcttcagtttcctcatctgtaaagtgtggGTAACAGCACCTGCCGGTAACAGTACCTGCCGTGAAGGGAAATGAGCATAGAGCAGCACCAGGTGCATGGTAAACACTAGCTGGGGGGTTTCTGGCCATTTCCATGTATTGTCTCCTAACGCTaggaggtcagggctgctgtCTTCTCTGCTTTAAAGACGTGgaaatcggctgggcgcggtggctcacgcctgtaatcccagcactttgggaggccaaggcgggtggatcacttgaggtcaggagttaaagaccagcctggccaacatggtgacaccccatctctactaaaaatacaaaaattaactgggtgtcatggcacatgcctgtattcccagctactcgggaggctgaggcaggagaataacttgaacctgcgaggtggaggttgcagtgagctgagatcgcgccactgcactccaacctgggcaacagagtgagactccgtcttaaaaacaaataaataaagatgtggaaattgaggcacagggcGTTTAAGTGACTTGCTCCAATGTCCACAATACATGGGAGAGCCCAGATTTGAGCCCAGGTGGGTCAGACCCACAGCCTGAGTTGTGGCCCATCCCACTCTACCGCTTCTCAGAGTGGCAAGGGGCAGGTAGGTGACAGGCACAACTGACCCGAAGGCCCAGCTTCATGGTAGGAGTGTGATTCTGGCCAAGAGCCCAGTGGCCTCCACACCACGTGATTGGACGGGGCCAAGAGGTTGGGAGGAAACCTCAATAGTAGGTCAAgctaaggaaaataagaaaaaaaagtgagtctTAGCAGCTGCCATGTGCTGACCACTTCATACTCGGAGCTTTTTATTATCTTTCCCAGGTCTGGGGAttgactgggctcagctgggcgGTTCTCTTGGCCCCTCGACTGGTTGCAGTCAGCTGGCGGCCTGGGCTGTGGTCACCTGGAAGCTCAATGGGGACAGCTGGGCCTCTTTTCCTCTCCCTGTAGTCCAGGGCCTCTGGCTCTGT is part of the Symphalangus syndactylus isolate Jambi chromosome 18, NHGRI_mSymSyn1-v2.1_pri, whole genome shotgun sequence genome and harbors:
- the PDGFB gene encoding platelet-derived growth factor subunit B, with the protein product MNRCWALFLSLCCYLRLVSAEGDPIPEELYEMLSDHSIRSFDDLQRLLHGDPGEEDGAELDLNMTRSHSGGELESLARGRRSLGSLTVAEPAMIAECKTRTEVFEISRRLIDRTNANFLVWPPCVEVQRCSGCCNNRNVQCRPTQVQLRPVQVRKIEIVRKKPIFKKATVTLEDHLACKCETVVAARPVTRSPGGSQEQRAKTPQTRVTIRTVRVRRPPKGKHRKFKHTHDKTALKETLGA